gagatttcttcattctcattattttcaggtacttggaccttctcggtggtatcaccatttgttgtgtctctagGCTCTTCTTAACCActtgcctccaaattatgatcatcttgattatttattccttttcttttttgaggatttttatctttggaaccaattggtcctccacgttttaagcgtggcctagactcatttgtttgaataagttgtcctaccaggacatcaactcgaacttgagcattagcagctgggatatgcgatttagtaactcgtggaaggttagtaaatgcatccggcagttgatttgcaatattctgcaattaaatcatcttttgaacttcttgctcacattgatttattcgaggatctaaatgccATAATgataatgaattccaatctatctcattttttaattgcttatgttctcctcctaatgttgggtatactgattcatcaaaatgacaatcaacgaatcttgccgtaaataaatcttcagtcataggttccaaatattttataatagaagaagattcatacccaacatatattcccaaccttctttgagGACCCATCTTTATGCGGTGCGGTGGAgtaattgggacatataccacacactcaaatattctaagatgggagaTATTTGGCTCCCTTTCAAACTCCAACTGTAACAGAAAAAATTCCTGAaaatttgttggccttatgcgcacaagtgctgctgtatgcaaaatagcatgcccccatactgaaataggaagttttgtccttagtagcaatggtctagctatcaattggatgtgtttaatcaatgattctgctagaccattttgagtatgaatatgAGCGACcagatgctcaacttttattccaaccgacatacataatcattaaaggattgagatgtaaattcaccagcattatcaagacgaattatctttattgcataatctggaaattgtgctcttaaccttataatttgcgctaacaatctcgcaaaaaacatattgcgagttgataataagcacacatgtgaccatcttgtagatgcatctatcaagaccatataatatttaaatgatccACATGAAGGGtaaattggcccacatatatcaccttgTATATGTTTCAGAAACGCCGGGAATTCAATCCTAACCTTAGTTGTTGATGGTTTAATAATCAGTTTTTCTtgagaacaagcaacacaagagaatttcttaaattgaagaattttttgattcttcaaagtgtgtccatgtgaattctcaataattctgcgcatcatattataatcggGAGCCCAACCgatcatgccaaatgataaaatcattagaatcggtaaaccttttgtttactatggcatgtgattcaacagtaccaatatttgtatggtacaatccagaagaaagtgcaggtaattttttgtgcataattttcttctccatatttattgtagtaatataaatgtattcaATCTTTTCTTCAttcgcagtctcaatatgataaccattttgacgaataaccttgaaacttaacaagtttctttgagatttactacaatacaatgcattatcaattgtcAATATCATTCCTCCATGTAGTAATAAGGCCACTctttcagagccttcaattaattttgtactaccggatattgtattgacataggcctttttcataattaaatgacagaaatattttttttcttttaatatcgtatgagtcgtggcactatccaaaatgcacatatctccattactcatcttagatccaattgaagactggagaatttatttatcttcataaaataaaaatacattataagaaataagtaataaaaacaatatgCACATaagtaacaaaaataaataatttaaaaataaaataaaataaaacaagattaaaatcaaataaaaatcataatatagTAATAAATTGTTTAAAAGATGATATTATAACTGTGAGTAAATACGTATAATATAAGTTAATAACAAAACTGAACACAtctaaaataatgtaattaatttggataataatatataaatcatCAAATTAGCAACAAACACAAAGTGTGTAGTGActgcataaaaaaattaattataattaattagaatttcaagtaaaaaaaaataagttaaaaggTATGATGTATTAACATGTAGCGTAATAAAGAATGAATCACGAATTAATGTAGTAGTGATAAATGTAATTATTATATAGAAATAGATACAAATACGGTGGTATATGAGTGGTTCAGCATAAAtagaaatatataataatatggtgTGCAATTGATGTAGAAAGTtgtaaaagaattaaaaaaatgtagGAAATGTGCTATAAAACATATGGGAATGAAATAACAGAAAATGtatatttaaaaagtaataaTGGACACAAAAGGAGTGagttttgctagaaaaacataagtccctcCCTTTTTTTAATAGATAAACGTAAAAATACGATAATTCAAGGtacataaaaatgacaaattattgaaaatcatacaatgaaattaaaaatcaattataatccttaaaaaagtcttcaacctccaaatgagtaatatcattgaggtcattaaaatcgtcATCCTTCAAAGCTAGATTTGCTTCAACATTATTATTATGCGAAGGTcctgcctcaacattattttcaaacgctaagtgtgactctatccgagtatttgaagaagaggcaccacctctatttgcctttcttttgaatgaattttgataaagtcttacaaaatgctcaggtgTCCGACATTCATATTTCCAatggcctttcatgccacaacgatgacagttacttcttgaagggccactttgagaactgatattgttatTCCTTTTATGTTGACTACCACCATGATGATTATTATATCATCTTCTGCCATTGCCACttccacgcacattattgtggccatgatttttattttgtcttctttcagactggccatgtggTTCTACCATATTTGCTTTCGGTAACGggcagttccagtgggacggacttcatgatttttcattaaaagggcattatgttgctcagccaccagaagacatgagatcaattcagaatatttttgaaaatccttTTCATGGTATTACTACTGTAATATCACATTAGAGGCATggaaagtagttagtgtcttttccaacatgtcctcatcatttatagtttccccacataattttaattgggaagttattctaaatacagtaaaattatactcaattacagttttaaaatcttaaaaccgtaagtgcatccactcataatgagcccttggcaataccgtgccctgaggtggtcatacctcccttttaagtctttccacaattcaagtggatcttttactgtcaagtattcaacttttaggctttcatctagatgatgacgaaggaaaatcataacCTTTGCTTTATCCcgacttgatgctgtattttcttcgattatagcatcaccaagacccttagcggtaaggtggatTTTAGCATCAAGTAtcaatgacaaataatttttgccagaaatatcaagtgccacaaactccaattttgacaagtttgacatgataaaattaatttaaaaataacaaagacaagttaaaaattaaatttcttcagtagatatacctgatataaaagttaattttctgaaaaaaaagttagagtttcgtgctgataacgtgttgtaaaataaattaatttagtaaCATAAGAAAACGAGACAATAAAAGAGACAGAAATAGTTGAGAAGATATCaatgtctatatatttttcattctttggcatgactatttatagccaaatttACAAAGCCAAAGAATGAATAATTGGGTTGGGTAAAAGGCGATTAATTGGGTTAGGGGAAAAGAAAGATTAACGGGATTAGAAAAAAAAGGGTGAACGGACATCCACAATGTTTATATCATAACAGATAatgatttttttactttatgaaatcaatttaaactaaaaatactttagctcataaattatgtattaaataaataatagaaattaatttttttttataaaaaaattaactaccTGCAAAAATTTGTACCTAATGCTGTTGTGCTGATTTCATTTGACCCCTAAGTTTGGGATTGAAGAACAACCCGTCTCAACGTCGGTGATTTGCTTCTCATCAACTTTCTCCGGCGACTTTCCCAGTGAAGTTTCCATCTTTCTCCTTTTTCACTTGTAATAGAATTGAACCACCAATGGCAATAGCAAGTGTTCTCATTTTCTACTTCACTTTCCCATGTCGTAATACGAGTTTAATATCTGTTTTGCAAGCTGACCTACTTGCTTTTCCACTTCCTggatctttcttttcttcatgTCAACATCGATCCTTTAAATCTTCATCTCACTTTCAAAATATACTGAAGCATAAATCAACAAGTGAAAGAAAATGGTATAATTAATGTTTTAGAAGCACCCAAGGGTGTGCCTtagtggtgagcaccatgaggTTTCAGCTTCAATCCCCAACAGAGACAAAAACAATTAGTGATTTATTCTCGGCGGCAGGTATCCCATATAATTAGTCAATGTGCGCGAAAGCTGGCCTTGACAACATAgttgtcaaaaaaaattaattctatAGAAACTTCAATGACAGGAAAGTACTCATTTTGGAAACTACAAAAAACACtgtgatttttttcatttgttctAGCTTTGGTGGATAGAGTTAGGTGCTACCTATTACTAATGGGAAATGATGGGTATTCCGTGAAATTAGTCGAGGTACATGTAAGTTGACCCGGATACTATGATTATTAAAAAAAGTAGTCATTTTGGAAACTACCATATGGTAAATGAGAGAAGTTTGCCATAGCAAACCACACTACCAGAGAACTTTTGAcaaattttcttgagttttctgTTTATCAAACATGTCGGTGCCTTTCTCCATGGCTCTTTGTAGCAGCCCACTTTTCATTTCAATTAGCTTTCTATTCTCACTTTTATTTATAGTGATGGTGACATCAAGGGCAATAGTAAATAGTAATCCTTTTAGCAGTATCAATCATGTCAATATGATATTTGTTCAGATTCAAAGCACATTCTTCAGTAATGAGATCTCCTCCTATAAGTATTGAAATGTCCTCCAAGTTGCCTTTTCTATTACCCCCTTAACCAAGAGCTTTAATGATGTAATGACATACTCGACTCAGGCTTTGCTGGTGAAAATAATTGATTGCAGCAGAAAAATCATTAGCAAGGAAATGTTTCATTCTAGAAGAACTCTCTGATGGTCCTTTTACTGTTATATTGCTCCATATCCAAACTTTTCTCCCATTTTATATATGATAACAGTAAGTAAAGTTGACATAACCTTGTAACTTCTTGTACCACAATCTTCAACAGTTGCTTTTTCGGTTTtcacctttattttttttatgcaaTACAAGTGTTTTTAAGGAGCTAAGCATGTAATGAACTTCATCACTACTTAGTAAACTTTCTATAACATTTGTTCCTCTATCCAGAGATTCTTTATCAAGAGATCTGTAGCAACTAAAAACAGTCAAGTCATGTATAATGACTCCATAAGCAGATTGTAGTTGCAAACCAGATCTAACCAATGCATTCTTGAATATGCCTTCATTGGGGCTGTTGTTTTAATGAAAAGTTCAAGAGCTGAAACTTGAATCCTTCATTGTATTCCACTTTCATTACCCATGATACCAAGAGAGTAACTATCACCAAGCTCTCAAACTCAATAGCTACAAAGTCAAAGATGCCTCCCAGCATATCTTCGGATTTGGCCTCTTGCCTCCCTGTTGTGCATTAAACAAAGCCATGCATCCCGAACATCAAGTAGAGGTATCATGCCTTGCTTATAATACATTCTCCCATATTCATTGCCCAGGTCCTTAATGTTGTAGATAGCAGTAAATTATCTGACCCAGCAAAAGAAAGGATTGAGATGCATGTTGCTCTTGAGGAATattgttttattgatctttggAGTATTGGTATTTCATTACTATGTATAAGATCTGCAAAATGGTCAGTCGGGAGTGCAATTGCATAGCATGACGATATGGTGCTGCTTTTATTCTAGCTATATTGGAGCTTCTTAACTAATCAAGTTTGATGACCTTTCTATAGCGGTGTACTGGTTTTTATTTCTCTATGATTGTATGATTTGCCATTCAGGTTTTATGCATTTATATGGTTAGGTTTCGTAGATTTAGGACCCCTTTGCTTAAGTGAAATAATGTGGAAAAAAAGAACATTGGAAAGAATTGCTACTTTTTTGTGGCTGATATATTGGATGCCTTTTCATGATTTTCAGTTGATTTACCATAGTTTTTTCTGTAGTTTTTGAATTGTTAATTTTAGGTTTTATGACCAGTGAAAACCTATTAAGAAGTCCAGTGCACAACCTTAGTTGTTTTAGAGCATTttcttgtatattttatttcaaactACATAACATATAGGGAGAAGTATGTAAGGATAGTGCAGGGATGTGCAATGTGTTTTTCTTTCCCCTCCCTTTTGGTGTTTCCTTTGAAGCAACTGATAACTGAACCTAATAATTAGTTGGTCCTCGAAGGGTGCCTCTCACACTTTCCCCTTAGTGAAAAGGTCCGAATTCTTGAGCCTTTTACAAGCTTTTGGAAACTAAAGGAATGTTTCAATGTATAGCATTTTAGTTTTCCATCCCAGTAGACATTTGCACGCCCTACTTTTTTTTGGTTGCCACTCTGAAGAGCCCTTTGGATGAGTCAAATAGGTTTTCCCTTGGctgcagattttttttttttaaaaaaacagacTTTAAAATGTACAGGCAAGAGGTGTTAACATTCATTTGCACGGCGACATAAactaaactcttttttttttccatgttTTTTGGGGTTTTAGAACAATGGCGAAGTTGGATTTTCTTTTTCGTATTCCCGTGAGCCTTTTTGGACGGGTGAACTCTATTTTGAAATCATAGCTTATTTTAATCCTGCTTTGCTTTTCCTCTTCCTGTTTTCTAGGTAAGAGCAAATATCTTGATGTCTTCACTACAAGAAACGTAAAGCTACTTAAATGTCCATTTCTTGTTACATTGTTCTTTTCATTGTACTTGTATATTTGGATATTGCAGTATCCCTTTAGCGTTATTTAGTTTGGGACCTTTGGGTCAATGATAAAGCAGGAAACTTAGTTATGGTGTTGGCGAAGCTGGATTACAAATTTGAGACTGGGATGTTATGAATGGAGTTCAACATTTTGTTTAGGGTTAATTCTTTTTGTTTTGACACACTTATGCCTATTATCATAATCTAACTTATGTGCCATAATAACTGCAGATGGGAGAACTGCAGGTGGAAAAGCATGTTAAGTACATTTTAGCAGTTGAAAAGGTACTcatcttgttctttttttttaaaaccccTCCCTAGGAGCTCCCGCCTTATTGCTCCCTTAGTGATTCTAACTCACAACCTTAGGGTTGGAAGTAACGGGTGCTTACTATCCGAACAACTCTTTCTTGTCTATACTCATCTTGTTCCAgatctacttttttttttccgtttcattttatattatatttgttattgcATTACTTGTTCACGGGTAATTTTTCTACTTCTCTGCATCGGATTTTCTGGTATGCATATCTACTTCTTACATATGACTGGCACTGCTCAAACATACTACTGGAAGACAAAATATTTCTTAACAAACAGGCAAAGGTTAAATGGAATTGGGAACAATTAATTCATGTGTTTTCTAGTAGACTTCAATGTGGAAGTTAGTAAGGACAAAGAATGTTCAATAACTCTAGGAGAAATGAATCCCCTAATTTCGTAGCTGTGATTGACCTGCAAATATTTTATGTTCAGTTGCAGCATGAGTAAACgtagttaaaaaataaataaattgtttgTGGATTGTTGGCTTACTGTATATGTGTAtccatgatattatttttatctctaaaATGTGCTCATATAACTTCAGAGGAAAGATGATTTTGAATCTGTGGTGATGGAGCATCTGAGGTTAAATGGGGCATACTGGGGATTGACAACTCTTGATattttgagaaagcttgatgctGTGGATCAAGATGAAGTTATTTCATGGGTCATGCAGTGCCAACATGAAGCTGGTGTGTTTTCTTGCACTTCGTTTTGTTTTGTGACAGTAAACTTTGTACATATTTCCAACTGTCCTGCAGCTAGTCTGCCAGCTTCTGTATTGAGGATGGTTTTCTTTTAtagtttttgtttctttttctctccctTGTGGAAGAGTTAATTGTTAAAGTTACTCTACATGGTCTTTATGTAAAAGTTCACTTCTCTATTTGTCCAATATGCAGGTGGATTTGGTGGTAATATTGGCCATGATCCACATATGCTGTATACACTTAGTGCAATTCAAGTCTTGGCCCTATTTGATAAACTACATGTTCTTGACGTTGATAAGGTGTCAAGCTGTATCCTTCATCACTTCTTCTGGAATCTATCATTGCACTGGAGTTCCTGTCCATGGACCTCTTAGATCTCACCTATATGTATTTGTATGAAGTCTGTAGCACTAATAGCATTGACTGTTTTTGCCAATAACCTCAGAAATCagtacttggatatgtttggtGGTAATATTGGCCATGATCCACATATGCTGTATACACTTAGTGCAATTCAAGTCTTGGCCCTATTTGATAAACTACATGTTCTTGACGTTGATAAGGTGTCAAGCTGTATCCTTCATCACTTCTTCTGGAATCTATCATTGCACTGGAGTTCCTGTCCATGGACCTCTTAGATCTCACCTATATGTATTTGTATGAAGTTTGTAGCACTAATAGCATTGACTGTTTTGCCAATAACCTCGGAAATCagtacttggatatgtttgggTCATTTGGTGAGATTGCTCTGACACCTAAAATATGGTGAAACTAATGTAGAAGGCACTCATCAGTTGATTAATATTAATGTAATTGGCTTTGAATCCATTAAAAAGCAATTGAGGATCTGTAGCCAAGGATAAACTTGACTTTTCGGCCAGATATTGCAGGCCTGCAAAATGAAAATGGATCCTTTTCTGGTGACATGTGGGGTGAAGTTGATACACGGTAATAGCTGCTCATTTTGCTTACTGTTCTAATATTTCAGCATGCGTCAGTGTAGTATtcacatattttattttctttaaattttacttATACTAGCAGCGATTTGTCCTTCATTTTAGATTTTTGGAACAAATAATAGTAATTTTAGAATGTATGACCTAAATTAAGTCTTCTTTTAGGTTTTCTTACATTGCAATCTGTTCTCTAGCATTGCTGCGCCAGTTGGATAGAATTGATGTTGCAAAAGCAGTGAAATATATTGTAAGTTGCAAGAATGTGGATGGTGGATTTGGATGCACACCTGGAGCAGAATCTCATGCTGGGCAAAGTATGTTGAACaaagaaataaatgatttttttcatacttcctATAGTTGTATGAACTAAAACATGAACAAGAGCCCCTATCTGATTTGAGTTCTGTATTATGTTTGTTCCAGAGATGCAAAATATTTGCAAGATTTTAACATTTCATGTTCCAGTAAATCCAGGATTCCACTCCTAAGTTATTGTAATTAGGGTCTCATAATAGCATAATTTTTATATACAATCATGACAATTAGCACTTATAAGTCATACCAGAAACCCGGATTAGTTGGCAATAACTGAAGCATTAAGATCATCAATGAGAAGGTACTGGTGTCGCATGATATTCAAGCTGTCAAAAGATATGAAATAGTCAGTCATGAGCAATGGATAGAGTACTGTGATCCTTTATGGGCATTATCTGCTTTAAATGAACTGATGCAAACTAACTGAGAATGCTCTGAAATAAAAATCTTCTATTTTGCTTGTCTCTTCTTTTGCATGGAACAAACGGGATCTGCTGGAGGAGTTTGTTTCtcctaataaaatattttatttatcattcaATGTATATGAGCATCTAAAGTTGCGCAGACTCTTTATTTTTGCTACCGCACCCGTGTCGACACGAGACGCGTGCAGGTGCGGGTGCGGGATATGTGTGGGACTCAGTCAACCCACATCAGATACTTTGACCAAGAGTCCGTGGACAACCCACATCAGATACATCAGACGGGTGCGGGTGCGAGATACGTGTGGGATTCCATCAACCCACATTAGATACTTTGACCAAGATACTTTTCCTCTTGGTCAATATACATTGCTTCATGTGTCAAGCCAAACAGAGAGATGCTAAATATTCAAGCGGCTGTGTTCGACTTATGGTAGACAGTAACAATGATCTGTAAGGAGAATTGGTGGAAGGTCTTGaatgactttctttttcttttctgtgGGAAAGAGTATCTTTTATCTtaataactatatttttataatattgaatatttttagcTGAATCCCCGCACCTGTATCCATACCCGGATTCGTATCCCCAAATCTTACAATTTAGATTTTGCCGAATCAGAGAGTGTCTCGGACACCCACACCCGAGTCCGAGCTACTTAGACGACAATTAGTCAAAAGCCATAGTATCCGTGAAAAGTTAGAAGGAGGGAGCATGGTTTTGGCTATCTGTTTGTATTTAACCTCCTTGTGTTACATTTAGTTTCCATCTTTCGCTAGTCTTCTTATCGTATGTGAGTCATTTTTCTGCTGCATTACTGTACTGCAATCGTTTCTATGCCTCTGCATTGCAGTTTTCTGTTGTGTCGGAGCTCTTGCAATAACTGGTTCTCTGCATCATGTTGATAAGGACCTCCTTGGTTGGTGGTTATGCGAAAGACAAGTCAAATCTGGAGGTCTAAATGGGCGTCCTGAGAAGCTTCCTGATGTTGGTTATTCATGCTAAATTGAACTTTCTATTTGTATGTCACTTGAGCTTCATTGATATCCCTATTGTTTCCTCTTAGGTCTGCTACTCTTGGTGGGTTCTCTCCAGCTTAATCATGATTGACAGAGTGCACTGGATCGACAAGGAGAAGCTTGCCAAATTTATTTTGGACTGTCAGGTTACTCTGCATTTGACCAGTTGTTTCAGTTGAATTTTAGTCATAGATATCATATTTTCATGTAATTGTATGACTCTCTCATCAACTTACAAAACTTACCTTCCTTGGTAAATGTAGGATAAAGAGAAGGGTGGAATTTCAGATAGGCCAGATGACGCGGTTGACGTCTTCCACACTTACTTTGGAATCGCTGGTAGGAGTTAGATGATCATGCTTTTTAAAATGGTTTGCATAGTTTTGTCTGTAATGACATGTGGATGTCTTACTTTTGAGCATGATAACTTCATATCTGATGAGAGATGGAAGCTTCGAAGTTTGTTAAGAATACATGACCCTGATCTAAATCATAAAAAATCTTTTGTTACAATATGGTTTGTTACTTACATGTTGTAGTACATGTCATTACCTTGAATAAGATTCTGAGCTAACAAGGGTGTTCATAATCAGCCATTCACATTAACGTGAGCCATGACTCCAACCTTTCTGACAACTAATGTGGTATCTTGGAATAACACCCAACATGGGTGTGTTAGCCATGAACGTGATTAAGGATCATTAGTTACAAACACCCCCACCATGGGTGTGTTAGCAATTCAATCAATTA
This Solanum dulcamara chromosome 1, daSolDulc1.2, whole genome shotgun sequence DNA region includes the following protein-coding sequences:
- the LOC129893669 gene encoding geranylgeranyl transferase type-2 subunit beta 1-like yields the protein MAKLDFLFRIPMGELQVEKHVKYILAVEKRKDDFESVVMEHLRLNGAYWGLTTLDILRKLDAVDQDEVISWVMQCQHEAGGFGGNIGHDPHMLYTLSAIQVLALFDKLHVLDVDKVSSCILHHFFWNLSLHWSSCPWTS
- the LOC129892965 gene encoding geranylgeranyl transferase type-2 subunit beta 1-like codes for the protein MKSVALIALTVFANNLRNQYLDMFGGNIGHDPHMLYTLSAIQVLALFDKLHVLDVDKVSSYIAGLQNENGSFSGDMWGEVDTRFSYIAICSLALLRQLDRIDVAKAVKYIVSCKNVDGGFGCTPGAESHAGQIFCCVGALAITGSLHHVDKDLLGWWLCERQVKSGGLNGRPEKLPDVCYSWWVLSSLIMIDRVHWIDKEKLAKFILDCQDKEKGGISDRPDDAVDVFHTYFGIAGLSLLEYPGLKPIDPAYALPVGVVNKVILSRLP